One window of Magallana gigas chromosome 2, xbMagGiga1.1, whole genome shotgun sequence genomic DNA carries:
- the LOC105324388 gene encoding BTB/POZ domain-containing protein 17 isoform X2, translated as MGDNPPFVYPDPLEVEEPLEVEERKMEEDVHPPENDSHILRDEVNFIHNVSQFFNQEALSDVKLKVGDDVFFAHKFVLAKSSDVFRTMLYERRWSQENMEEIELSETPECQPVFESFLRFLYTAEVAVTGETAVGILCLADKYNVTSLKQLCMNYMVENSRSPKIKNAVQWYPWSKALGLTDLIDQCAKTIAWNSDNLLKLEEWKSMDFDFVYDILKNSDLVIPNEYLLFNSVLTWLNQESHFPQLKENAEKLLPLIRFPQMMVNQLFEIEKSVIAENEECKELILALVGKAYRYRSLCPSQVELSISFNDPFYLPRNYTDLAVDTVRMQNTLRFGIQVDVRTYAGPVPTDKREGEWKITYRKNGDHWTLQIFCHDSATVNGEARIQAAVIIFDEEENVIQVDQANTYTCSRGNNLAMTINVDNSTDSKVMALILKPVPI; from the exons ATGGGGGATAATCCACCCTTTGTTTATCCTgatcctcttgaagtggaagaACCACTGGAGGTAGAGGAGCGG AAAATGGAGGAAGATGTCCACCCTCCAGAAAATGACAGTCACATCTTGCGAGACGAGGTCAACTTCATTCACAATGTATCGCAGTTTTTTAACCAGGAGGCACTCAGTGATGTGAAATTGAAAGTCGGCGATGACGTATTCTTTGCTCATAAGTTTGTCCTGGCCAAGTCCAGTGATGTATTTCGCACCATGCTGTATGAGAGACGGTGGTCTCAAGAAAACATGGAAGAAATTGAACTCAGTGAGACGCCAGAATGTCAACCGGTGTTTGAAAGTTTTTTGCGATTTCTCTACACAGCAGAGGTAGCAGTGACAGGAGAAACTGCTGTTGGAATTTTGTGCCTAGCTGACAAATATAACGTCACATCCTTAAAACAGTTGTGTATGAACTACATGGTGGAAAACTCGCGATCTCCGAAAATCAAGAATGCAGTGCAATGGTACCCATGGTCTAAAGCCTTGGGACTGACTGACCTGATTGATCAATGTGCTAAGACTATTGCTTGGAACTCTGACAATCTGCTAAAACTAGAAGAGTGGAAATCTATGGATTTCGACTTTGTGTATGACATTTTGAAGAATTCTGATCTTGTTATTCCTAATGAGTACCTTCTGTTTAATTCTGTACTCACATGGTTAAACCAGGAGTCACATTTCCCGCAACTAAAAGAAAATGCAGAAAAATTGCTTCCCTTGATTCGGTTTCCCCAGATGATGGTAAATCAGTTGTTCGAGATTGAGAAATCTGTGATTGCTGAGAATGAGGAGTGTAAAGAGCTGATTCTGGCCTTGGTGGGAAAAGCCTACAGATATCGTTCTCTGTGTCCCTCTCAGGTGGAGCTCAGTATTTCCTTCAATGATCCATTTTACTTGCCGAGAAATTACACTGATCTAGCTGTGGACACAGTCAGAATGCAGAATACTCTGCGATTTGGCATTCAGGTGGATGTTAGGACGTACGCAGGTCCTGTTCCTACAGATAAACGCGAGGGAGAATGGAAAATCACATACCGCAAAAATGGGGATCACTGGACGTTACAGATTTTTTGCCACGATTCCGCAACCGTGAACGGGGAGGCAAGAATTCAGGCGGCGGTGATTATATTTGATGAAGAAGAAAATGTCATACAAGTGGATCAAGCTAACACCTATACGTGTTCCCGTGGCAACAATTTGGCTATGACTATCAATGTGGATAACTCCACTGATTCTAAGGTCATGGCTCTGATTTTGAAGCCAGTGCCCATCTAA
- the LOC105324388 gene encoding BTB/POZ domain-containing protein 17 isoform X1: MGDNPPFVYPDPLEVEEPLEVEERVSLKMEEDVHPPENDSHILRDEVNFIHNVSQFFNQEALSDVKLKVGDDVFFAHKFVLAKSSDVFRTMLYERRWSQENMEEIELSETPECQPVFESFLRFLYTAEVAVTGETAVGILCLADKYNVTSLKQLCMNYMVENSRSPKIKNAVQWYPWSKALGLTDLIDQCAKTIAWNSDNLLKLEEWKSMDFDFVYDILKNSDLVIPNEYLLFNSVLTWLNQESHFPQLKENAEKLLPLIRFPQMMVNQLFEIEKSVIAENEECKELILALVGKAYRYRSLCPSQVELSISFNDPFYLPRNYTDLAVDTVRMQNTLRFGIQVDVRTYAGPVPTDKREGEWKITYRKNGDHWTLQIFCHDSATVNGEARIQAAVIIFDEEENVIQVDQANTYTCSRGNNLAMTINVDNSTDSKVMALILKPVPI; the protein is encoded by the exons ATGGGGGATAATCCACCCTTTGTTTATCCTgatcctcttgaagtggaagaACCACTGGAGGTAGAGGAGCGGGTCAGTTTA AAAATGGAGGAAGATGTCCACCCTCCAGAAAATGACAGTCACATCTTGCGAGACGAGGTCAACTTCATTCACAATGTATCGCAGTTTTTTAACCAGGAGGCACTCAGTGATGTGAAATTGAAAGTCGGCGATGACGTATTCTTTGCTCATAAGTTTGTCCTGGCCAAGTCCAGTGATGTATTTCGCACCATGCTGTATGAGAGACGGTGGTCTCAAGAAAACATGGAAGAAATTGAACTCAGTGAGACGCCAGAATGTCAACCGGTGTTTGAAAGTTTTTTGCGATTTCTCTACACAGCAGAGGTAGCAGTGACAGGAGAAACTGCTGTTGGAATTTTGTGCCTAGCTGACAAATATAACGTCACATCCTTAAAACAGTTGTGTATGAACTACATGGTGGAAAACTCGCGATCTCCGAAAATCAAGAATGCAGTGCAATGGTACCCATGGTCTAAAGCCTTGGGACTGACTGACCTGATTGATCAATGTGCTAAGACTATTGCTTGGAACTCTGACAATCTGCTAAAACTAGAAGAGTGGAAATCTATGGATTTCGACTTTGTGTATGACATTTTGAAGAATTCTGATCTTGTTATTCCTAATGAGTACCTTCTGTTTAATTCTGTACTCACATGGTTAAACCAGGAGTCACATTTCCCGCAACTAAAAGAAAATGCAGAAAAATTGCTTCCCTTGATTCGGTTTCCCCAGATGATGGTAAATCAGTTGTTCGAGATTGAGAAATCTGTGATTGCTGAGAATGAGGAGTGTAAAGAGCTGATTCTGGCCTTGGTGGGAAAAGCCTACAGATATCGTTCTCTGTGTCCCTCTCAGGTGGAGCTCAGTATTTCCTTCAATGATCCATTTTACTTGCCGAGAAATTACACTGATCTAGCTGTGGACACAGTCAGAATGCAGAATACTCTGCGATTTGGCATTCAGGTGGATGTTAGGACGTACGCAGGTCCTGTTCCTACAGATAAACGCGAGGGAGAATGGAAAATCACATACCGCAAAAATGGGGATCACTGGACGTTACAGATTTTTTGCCACGATTCCGCAACCGTGAACGGGGAGGCAAGAATTCAGGCGGCGGTGATTATATTTGATGAAGAAGAAAATGTCATACAAGTGGATCAAGCTAACACCTATACGTGTTCCCGTGGCAACAATTTGGCTATGACTATCAATGTGGATAACTCCACTGATTCTAAGGTCATGGCTCTGATTTTGAAGCCAGTGCCCATCTAA
- the LOC105324388 gene encoding BTB/POZ domain-containing protein 17 isoform X3 encodes MEEDVHPPENDSHILRDEVNFIHNVSQFFNQEALSDVKLKVGDDVFFAHKFVLAKSSDVFRTMLYERRWSQENMEEIELSETPECQPVFESFLRFLYTAEVAVTGETAVGILCLADKYNVTSLKQLCMNYMVENSRSPKIKNAVQWYPWSKALGLTDLIDQCAKTIAWNSDNLLKLEEWKSMDFDFVYDILKNSDLVIPNEYLLFNSVLTWLNQESHFPQLKENAEKLLPLIRFPQMMVNQLFEIEKSVIAENEECKELILALVGKAYRYRSLCPSQVELSISFNDPFYLPRNYTDLAVDTVRMQNTLRFGIQVDVRTYAGPVPTDKREGEWKITYRKNGDHWTLQIFCHDSATVNGEARIQAAVIIFDEEENVIQVDQANTYTCSRGNNLAMTINVDNSTDSKVMALILKPVPI; translated from the coding sequence ATGGAGGAAGATGTCCACCCTCCAGAAAATGACAGTCACATCTTGCGAGACGAGGTCAACTTCATTCACAATGTATCGCAGTTTTTTAACCAGGAGGCACTCAGTGATGTGAAATTGAAAGTCGGCGATGACGTATTCTTTGCTCATAAGTTTGTCCTGGCCAAGTCCAGTGATGTATTTCGCACCATGCTGTATGAGAGACGGTGGTCTCAAGAAAACATGGAAGAAATTGAACTCAGTGAGACGCCAGAATGTCAACCGGTGTTTGAAAGTTTTTTGCGATTTCTCTACACAGCAGAGGTAGCAGTGACAGGAGAAACTGCTGTTGGAATTTTGTGCCTAGCTGACAAATATAACGTCACATCCTTAAAACAGTTGTGTATGAACTACATGGTGGAAAACTCGCGATCTCCGAAAATCAAGAATGCAGTGCAATGGTACCCATGGTCTAAAGCCTTGGGACTGACTGACCTGATTGATCAATGTGCTAAGACTATTGCTTGGAACTCTGACAATCTGCTAAAACTAGAAGAGTGGAAATCTATGGATTTCGACTTTGTGTATGACATTTTGAAGAATTCTGATCTTGTTATTCCTAATGAGTACCTTCTGTTTAATTCTGTACTCACATGGTTAAACCAGGAGTCACATTTCCCGCAACTAAAAGAAAATGCAGAAAAATTGCTTCCCTTGATTCGGTTTCCCCAGATGATGGTAAATCAGTTGTTCGAGATTGAGAAATCTGTGATTGCTGAGAATGAGGAGTGTAAAGAGCTGATTCTGGCCTTGGTGGGAAAAGCCTACAGATATCGTTCTCTGTGTCCCTCTCAGGTGGAGCTCAGTATTTCCTTCAATGATCCATTTTACTTGCCGAGAAATTACACTGATCTAGCTGTGGACACAGTCAGAATGCAGAATACTCTGCGATTTGGCATTCAGGTGGATGTTAGGACGTACGCAGGTCCTGTTCCTACAGATAAACGCGAGGGAGAATGGAAAATCACATACCGCAAAAATGGGGATCACTGGACGTTACAGATTTTTTGCCACGATTCCGCAACCGTGAACGGGGAGGCAAGAATTCAGGCGGCGGTGATTATATTTGATGAAGAAGAAAATGTCATACAAGTGGATCAAGCTAACACCTATACGTGTTCCCGTGGCAACAATTTGGCTATGACTATCAATGTGGATAACTCCACTGATTCTAAGGTCATGGCTCTGATTTTGAAGCCAGTGCCCATCTAA
- the LOC105324366 gene encoding small ribosomal subunit protein eS1, translating to MARGKSQNMGIRKSQPLPSMKMMKRLKKKKLIDPFTKKDWYDVKAPSMFVVRQIGKTLVTRTQGTRIASDGLKGRVFEVSLADLQNDEVSFRKFKLMAEEVQGRNVLTNFHGMDLTRDKLCSMVKKWQTMIQAHVDVKTTDGYLLRMFCIGFTKKRVYQLKKTCYAQNTQIKTIRRKMVDIITKEVTSNDMKEVVNKLIPDSIGKEIEKACEGIYPLHNVFICKVKVLKKPKFDFRKLMEIHGEGYSETKNTVTDFGEAVARPMGYEPPVQQSV from the exons ATGGCGAGAGGAAAATCTCAGAATATGGGAATACGAAAATCTCAGCCGCTACCATCAATGAAAATGATGAAGAggttaaaaaagaagaaact AATTGATCCCTTCACTAAGAAAGACTGGTACGATGTTAAGGCACCAAGCATGTTTGTTGTGCGACAGATTGGGAAGACCTTGGTCACCAGAACTCAAGGAACCA GGATTGCTTCTGATGGCCTGAAGGGGCGAGTGTTTGAGGTCTCCCTGGCTGATCTTCAGAATGATGAAGTATCCTTCAGGAAGTTCAAACTGATGGCTGAAGAAGTTCAGGGGCGCAATGTTCTGACCAACTTCCACGGCATGGATCTGACCCGTGACAAACTCTGCTCTATGGTCAAGAAATGGCAAACCATGATCCAGGCTCATGTTGATGTCAAGACCACTGATGGTTACCTTCTTAGGATGTTCTGTATTGGTTTCACCAAGAAGAGGGTGTATCAATTGAAGAAAACTTGTTATGCTCAAAATACACAG ATCAAAACCATCAGAAGAAAGATGGTTGATATCATCACTAAGGAAGTGACATCAAATGACATGAAAGAAGTGGTCAACAAATT AATCCCAGACAGCATTGGCAAGGAAATTGAAAAAGCCTGCGAAGGAATTTATCCACTACATAATGTCTTCATCTGTAAAGTGAAAGTGCTGAAAAAACCCAAATTTGACTTCAGAAAATTAATGGAAATCCATGGAGAGGGGTATAGTGAAACCAAGAACACTGTCACCGACTTTGGTGAAGCTGTAGCGCGGCCCATGGGGTACGAACCTCCTGTCCAACAATCTGTATAA